From the Lactuca sativa cultivar Salinas chromosome 9, Lsat_Salinas_v11, whole genome shotgun sequence genome, the window AATATCGCCTTGAAACTCTTGTCCACAACGTTGTACCTTATAATCTTTCCTGGAATCTTGATCACAATGaacatttcttcttcttcttcaccccTAACCACATCAAAAAATTCGAATTTGTAATAATGCGGGCTCGATGGATCTAAGTAGCTATGGATCATCTCCGGGTACGCAATCGGAACCTCATCAAGCTCCACTCCATACTTGAGAAACCACCCAGAATGATCGTTCAACATCTCATACACATTCAGCTGTAAATGACTCTCAAAGCGATCGACCCTCTCCCCCAAATGTAGATGGCCTTGTGACTCCCCAAAGTAAAGGGGCATTGCTCCGTCTCGATAACCTCCAAAAGATGCCACCGCCATCGGCAATGGCAGCGATTGTATCTCTTCTGTGTCGAGCTTAAAGTACGATGGACTAACACAGGTGGGAGCCCAGTAAAGCGCGTGATTCAAATAAACTCCAGAGCTGAAGCTCGTATAATAAGGCGCAGAGAAAGATTGATCTGAAATCTTCCATTTCCCTGTCTCAGATGAGTAGATTTGAATCCGAAACAGATCCTCATCAGGTTTAGCAAACAGATACTCATCAGGTTTAGCACGATGAAAGCAAACAACTTTGTAGTGAACACaatctgtttgatgaaatgccagaCCCATAAAACGGATGGTTTTACGAACATCCATGCCTCCGGGAACCGATGGGAGGAGGGAAAATTGCTTGGTTGTGGGATTGAATATGTAATATCTACGAGCACGTACATGCCCCCGATCGCTACAGCAAAGCAGCAATCCATTACAAGACTGAACGATTGTAATACCACTAGGATCATGATAGAAGTCGAGCTTACGAAAAGGAGGAGTGCTTCGGTCTTCATTATTAAATGGAATATACAAATTGCGAACAAAAAGGCCAGAGGAAGCATTTTTATACAGTAGGGTAAAACGCCGGTGACTCAAAAGGGAACGCCAGTGTTTGGATACAGATTTGAATCGAAGAACAGAGGTAACTGGAAGCCGGCGAAGGATTTCAATTAAAAGTTCATCGTTGGAACCGATCAGAGCTCCAGACTGAGTCGTCAGTTGAGTGGAATCCGCCATGGCAGCTTCCATGAAGCAGAGCTTCATGGTGTTCTGGATCTTTTGGACTTTGGCTCTGGTGTTTACCATTTTTGGAGTGGATTGATTGCCTTGAAGTAGAATAGGCGTATTTAAGGTGTGTTTTTCATACTGAAAGATTGCCAGGGACGCTGATGAGTAAACAGAAAACATAAGCTTCCCATGAAAGCTTTGACTTTGTTGATGTTGACTTGAATTTGTCCGCATTTCTAATAAAAAAAACGAACCAATTTTTTTGAACAAGTTCTTATTTCCTAACCACAGCAATTTGGAAGAAAAATTCTTGCATGAGATCGATGAAAAGGCAGGATTTCGATTGCTGGTTTGCCTGAAGTTGTAATGATGGTGtaaatttaatattttcatttcattaTAACTTCATCCATAAAAATATAGTAATAATAAGTTTTAGAGTTTTTCTTTTagataaaattatataaatagtCTATGTGGTTTATTAAAGTTCATAATTTTTTAATCTTTACTATTTATTTTTAATGCAAATAACCCCTTGTGGTTTCTAAACTTGCACGGATCAGTCTTTTACGGATGCTAAAACTTGCATAAATGGACTCCAAACTatataaaatgactatttttatatttttaatttcttttattttataaaaaaaaaactaaatttaattataaaaataagaaTATACATCAACCCCTAAAATTAATTTCTATTTTGTTTATCTTTTGAGGTTAATACAAAAACTAATTTAACCCTCTTATGTGAGGTTAATATTCCCAATCATTTCTCTCTCACCTCTTATGTGTTTCCACTTTAAAATTAGGGAGAGAAAACACACGAGAAAAAGAGATGGGGATGGACCCTCATCGTCGACAATCGACACTCTCGTCGGACATCATAAAGAGAGACACAAATATTGTGAGAAAGAGAGAACTAGACAATTAGATTGAGGAACAAAGATATCATGTTGTCTCCAGCCGCATGATGAGTTTTGGTGATGATGATGCCTTCCCCAGTGAAAAAATTCCTCTGCCTTCACTAATGACCGTTCTTTACcctcattaaaaacatttaaaagaagcCTAATGGATGGTGGCTTCTATACCCCCCACTCTCACCTCAtcttcatcaaaaaaaaaaatcctcaAACTCCACCATCGAGCGGTGTTGATCCTCCCTCTCCCTATTAAGATGATTTTCTCTCCCGACATCCTTTTAAATAGATTTTAGAACAAATTACTAAAATTGTTCCTGTGGTTTGTCAAAATTTCTTGTTTGCTCccttacttttttttttgcacttaAACCGTCCCAATAGTATGGTTTTattgcatttttcgtccctaaCCAatttgaaatgacaaaaatacccttgttgattattttatttgttttctttattattaacatattaaatgaaatattttaatatGTATGGGGCCTACCTAACACTAAAATATTCCATGTACGTACATACCTTGTATCGACGTCATCCCTCACTTCCACCGACTCCTTCACCAAACTGATGGGTATTATGCAAAACAtataatcctatgtgtgcatgcaaccctaaataattttgatctatgttttctctaattgaacatacaacttgaacaacaaaatagaaaaccctagaatGCTAGTATATAATCCAAATACACAGTTAGGGTTAGAagaatcataccttgattgttatattgtaataacaatccaAATCCTTATGTTGTTGAAGCCTTGAAAGCAAGCGTCACAAATGTCAtgcctctagtggttcacaccTAACACTAACAGTGGAAGATGATTGAGAAGGAGGAGAGAGGCTTCAAATTTTCATCTTTGGCTCTTCAAGTGAATGAGTGGCGGTAAATTATAGGGTTTATGTTGTTTATATAGTGCagttaggaaaccctagataaacccTAATCCAAGATAATCATAAACCGGACAGTTATCCACGTTCATGTTTATCCACCAAAGACTATTCTAGAAACCCTTAGGCCATAGAAAACCGTCCAAGGCCTATGGAGGGTTCTAGTTCCCTCTTGGTCAACAGTTGAATAATTTCATTTtagtccctgcacttttaattaattcttttaatcccaaattaatccaaattaatttttgattaaatattaattaaatattattgtatctaattaatatattattttcataatatattaataaatcatttattttaattcattaatcaaataataaatcaacctatTTCTCCAAAATCATCTTATCTAGTTGCTAGCCTtgagggtaacccaaaaggattgtgctactataAATTTACGTACATACCAATtgtagttatgggattagacacctaatccaacagtctcccacttggataagtctaataactataattgccagtATATTCTTCTAAACtgatcagcaaattgtagctctcaaaactGCTACCGAGCTCTGAAATAGTCAGTTACGTGTCATAAGATAAGGGATctttgttcttcaagatatcgtgcggacatgagacatggaacataatcaattTCATGTCCAATACTTTGTTTCCCAATTTATGATTTGCAACGACAAAGAActactaatcgaacacatcaatttagtcttggtCGGGCCCGACACTATAAGTGAACACGAAATCATTGAGGGACCTAAAGATATCGCCTTTTCCCCCTAAGGgtaaaaaggaatagataaaatataacttatatgcttgtactatttacttatcaaatcatgcacaacaatacattttatgacatcaatttactgatgcgtttacgtatcatcaatgcacaaccgacttgtaagcaacaactcatatatcttcgtttaaagattataagatattatcatctcataattacttatgataatttccatgaagtaattctctaagcgtgggttaatccaatacttaaattctCTATTTCAAAGTACTCACGAATATTGCAGCAATACCATTGTTATGTCTAAAAccctttagacaatttacaattcaattcatgatagtcttgattcactacttacttccaaaagtatgatcaacTATGGATGTTTGAACAATCTAATTATTCGGGaaataaaacatgcaaaatgaaacataaaataaataatagaCAGAAGGTAGTAAtccaactcataaataaatctccattacttaatcaccaaaagtcaattgcATTTATTTCATTACAAGTTCCTAAATACCtgtctaactactaaaactaatatcatccttcagaccaatgctcctagcatatTGAAtatgcttgaccctactcagaccctttctGAGGGGATTCGTTGGATTTTCTTCTGATGacaccctcttcacaacgaggtgaccttcttctactctatgtatgatgaaatgatattttttgtcgatatgtctttATCTGCCATCATTTCTTGGTTCCTCTGTTAAGGTaaccgccccttcattatcaaaaaaaaatcttcattggTTCCTTGATAGGTGGAACAattccaagatctccaatgaGGTTCTTTAACTAAATCACCTCATTTGATGCTTTGAtcgttgctatgtactctgattcatagGTAGAATTAGCCattgtctcctgtttggaacttttccaatttaatgctcctccattaagggtaaacacccaacTAGATTAAGAACGAAAGTTATCTCTGTttgtctgaaagctggcatcaatATACCCAGTTACTCTTAATTTATCACTGacaccaagcacaaggacccagtccttagttctttgcatatacttaagaatattcttaactgttaTCCAGTGAGttctacctgggtttccctgataacgactgaccatgcttaaagcaaaagccacatcagggcgagtacacatcatagcataaATGATAGATCCAACGGCGAaagcatatggaactctactCATCTTTGATATCTCTACATCAGTActtgggctctgagtcttactcaacttggtattactctgTATAGGCAGTtctcatttcttggaattttccatgctaAAATGCTTTAGCACCTTTTCCaaataggtactttgactaagtccaattagccttttactcctgtttcacAAAATTCTTATCCCCAAAattataagcagcctctcccagATCCTGTTGGATaacgtgtctaagtccataactatttctggtatgtacttgacccgaaccggcatggtccatttgggttgcatggcaccatgcaattggatagactaaatgagagaaataacacttgtggtttattaatatattataaggtctaatatattaataatattatttaattagtttgatcaagaattaattttagaattaattaagtgatcaaaagataactaattaaatatatgggttgattatgtaaatcatccataacttatatagtgggataagaggctccatggataatcaagttgggttgaacccattggacgctccatggaggctccatgggagttacaaacccatgggtcatggaaatgaagagtcatgacacattagggtttacatggtgtaaccctaaatgtgtcaacactatataaagctcatgtttctcccaaaataggctacacatgcatgcttgagggctagagccgatttttagagtgttatactttctctccaagtttactcaatagcatttggtgttgtgtgaagcatttgaggcatcacatttggggtgctaggctcacaaggtttcaaggatcaaaatcaacaacaaggtatgtagttctatctttcatttaagttaaaattgttccccatgtatgctagataggatcaaaACCTtggaaataacacttgtggtttattaatatattataagttctaatatattaataatattatttaattagtttgatcaagaattaattttagaattaattaattttggatagactaaatgagagaaataacacttgtggtttattaatatattataagttctaatatattaataatattatttaattagtttgatcaagaattaattttagaattaattaagtgatcaaaagataactaattaaatatatgggttgattatgtaaatcatccataacttatatagtgggataagaggctccatggataatcaagttgggttgaacccattggatgctccatggaggctccatgggagttacaaacccatgggtcatggaaatgaagagtcatgacacattagggtttacatggtgtaaccctaaatgtgtcaacactatataaagctcatgtttctcccaaaatagGCTACACATGTatgcttgagggctagagccgatttttagagtgttatactttctctccaagtttactcaatagcatttggtgttgtgtgaagcatttgaggcatcacatttggggtgctaggctcacaaggtttcaaggatcaaaatcaacaacaaggtatgtagttctatctttcatttaagttaaaattgttccccatgtatgctagataggatcataaccttggaaatcaactttgcatgagaattagacaaacatagatccaaggttattaggtttgcatgtacacttaggaagtgttagaatgctcaaaacccatcagatccttcatagcgaaacactttcaaAGCCAAGACTTTGcttcttgcaaagttggaatgtcgtttcctataagaagtatgtcGTCAACAAACAAAACTGggaaggttactatactcccactagctttgacatatacacaagattcatcttcacttctagaagcttgtttcaatccatagattgatttctcaagcttacacactctatctggatgacttatgtaaacatcctcaaccaacttcccattaaggaaagcaattttgacatcattctgccaaatttcataatcatgaaatgcagctatggcaagGATTATCCTAATAAatttaatcttagctactagtgagaaggtctcatcatagtcaacccctgggatTGGAGTAAAGTCGTTCGCAACCAGTTGAGTCTTGatagtgtgtacctttccatccatgtcagtcttcttcttgaagatccatttgcactcaactgtcttatgacctggtacattgttaaCCAAATTCTAAACTTAATTGGCATACATGAACTTGATcttgttgtccattgcctctttccacttggctgactcagggcctaccatggcttccttgtagttatccGGTTcataaatttaccagtgtactatcacagataaacatatcaccttctgcagtaatatggaaaccatacaactcTGGTTGTAttctaactctagtggaacgcctaagaggtaacgacttgtcaattggttcaactggaatttcttcctcaggttgagccCTATAATTTGTAGAATTTCCTTCATcctttgactcttgaatttcttcaagatcaatagtACCCCCACTGTCATCTTTGCATGTTAGCTCTTTCTTGAGAAAAACTCTCATTCGTGCTAtaaagaccacgttctcactaggtctgtagaacaaatatccaaaggacttatgtgggtagctgatgaaaatacatctctcacttcaaGGTTTaagcttttcgtgagtctcttgtcttacgaaggattcacaaccccaaaccttgatatgttctaacgagggaaccttccctttccacatctcgtgaggtgtttttagACCTGGTAATGGATCGGGTTTTGACCCGGATCTGATCCAAACCCGTAAaaattatatgggtttggagcGTAGTTTTTGATTCGTTTACCCGTTAATGATCCATACCCACTAACCCTTTTATTAAGTGGGCCAggtatggatcatcaccgatccgctcaatttataacccgccccatataaattttagaattatacatttatattttatacttcTTAACGTTTAATTTTAATTCTAATCAAAAGTCCAAAGGGCAAAGGCCAAAGAAAAAATGCTTTTACATAGGAATCGATAATTCGGTTTCTAAACTTATAGACTTCTATCAAGAATCATAATGTCATTCAATTTATATTCATCAAGAAATCGTAATATCCATTTATAATTCAATAAATCAATTTTAACATGAAAAAATTTGGCAAATGCTATTCACTATCACTACAACCGACATTCATAAATCAATTCAAAGTTGTTGCAATAGTGAATTTTAGTTCCGATTTAAATTCTTCGAGTACGTAACGTCCTTTTCTAAATCaacttttttatttaaaaaaatgttattttaagtATTAAGATATAgtatacatttttttatttaagaaattttattttaggaattaattaaaatgtgtttgattatttaaaaaacCTTTGGGTTACGTGGCGGGTTTGGATATTTGTTGATTCGATGGATAAGGGTATGGGTCTGATTATTTAAAACCCTGTgggttacggagcgggtttggatcggattttgaaatttgttaaaaaggTTTGGATCAAGGccgattcgctccaaacccgctccattgccaagtctaggtgttttggcaactttctttgttagaacaagattaagaatgtgggcgacagtctctaaggcatacccccaaaaggaGACTGGAagtgaaactcgactcatcatggaatgaaccatgtccaacaaagttcgattatgcctctcaaccacatcattaagttgtggtgtcctaggaggagtcaattgcgaaactattccacattccttgaggtagtcgtggagcTCAATATTAAGATACTCatcgcctctatcggatctaagcttctttatcttcttgcccatttgattctcgacttcttgcttaaactctttgaactttttaagggtttctgacttatgcttgattgagtagatatagccatatctgctataatcatcagtaaaagtcacatagaatcgattggcatcccttgtggtggatctgaagggtccacacacatctgtgtgtttGAGATCCAACAGTCCTTCACATGTTTCACAAGaactagtgaaaggtgattttgtcatctttccaaataAACAAGACTTGCAtttatcatctgaccttaagtaaaatgattccaacactctatcCTTTTGGAATTGGGTCATGcatttcttgttaacatgtccaagacgacaatgccataagcacaCTTTGTTtataccattagacgaatcaatatgaaaaacattatttcctaaattgtctacaatcaTGACAATTTcgtacacaccatcacaaggtaaagcttcaaattaaaaacacaccatttttataagcagaaatagaaccattattattattaaaagaatatttaaaagcttgtttaaataaagcatgaaatgaaatgatgtttcatgTCATCTCTGACAAGTAGCAACAATTTaataaatctaaacctaacccactaatAAGCACTAagctataaactccaatcttggtgataggtgaagatCACATATTTattatgatcaagttcatctttccatgctccacatctttacttcttcttagcccctgcaaacCAGAACAAATATGAAACCCTCATATTGTATCAAGGACGCAAGAACGAgaatatgatgagttattagatatgatagtgtaaatacctgccgatgTTGGATTCACCttgccatccttgatgtcctacaAGTATTTCAGACATCTTCGTTACCAATGCCCCTTGTCATTGCAATAGAAGCAAGTGACCTCTTTGGGGTCAGAGACAGGAGGAGCATCAGAACTGGATTTTCCTTTAGGTCCTGTACTTGACGACCCCACTTGGGATTTTCCCTTATAGTTTTgtttgggaggacctttcctcttcttccctttcccttgacCTATGGCCAGAACAGATGCACTTGTAGGAGATGAGGCAATACCTTTTCCTTTCATTCCTGCTTCTGTTTTTTGAAGGAGGTTGTGCAATTATGACAAAGTAGTTTCAtttttgttgttcaaatgataagtcaatgtgaattgatcataacaacttAGCAGAGAGTTCAACACTATGTCGATTGCCAGCTCTTCGTCAAAATTCAGATTAAGCTTGATTAGCCTATCCACGTATCGTTGCATTCTCGAAATGTGGTTACTCacagactctccatccttcatcttgctAGCAATGAGGGACTTTACCACCCCATACTTTTCTtaacgagctcgcttatggtatttctccataaggtccttgttcatctcgtacAACCAGTAATCCTCATAGTTCCTTTGCAATTTTGGAGTCATTGTTTTCACCATGATGCACACAACTTTTTTGGCATCATTATAGTGTTTTCTGTAGACAACCTTTCATCAGGAGTGGCCTTTGATTTGTCGATCTCATCCAAAGGTTTTTCAAGGAAGTATACCTTGTCTTCGAAGCGAAGGGCAATTTTGATGTTGCGCATCCAATTGTTGTAGTTGGTGCCATCCAGATGCACCTTAGAATTGATGTTTAATCGAGAgaagttgttgttgttggaggaggaGGAACCAAAGTACCAGATGAGATTCATTTACATTCTCCCCCTAGAGCTCAACTTTGTAGTAAGAATGATTTTCAAAGAAGGTAACATCCATAGAATTATATATTTTTCGTGTTGCTAGAGGATAACATTTGTAACCCTTTTGATGCGATGAATACCTAATAAAGATACACTTAATAGATTTGGGATCTAACTTGCTACAACTATGAGAGTGATTGTGTACAAATCCAATgcaaccaaagactttaggatcAAGACAGTTTGACAGTTAAGAACCCGTAAGGGCATTTAGTTTATAAGGTAAGTGGTTGTAAGAACAGCTTCACCCCAGAAGTGTTTGGGAACTTGAGTAGAAAACATGAGAGACCGAGCAACTTTAAGGagatgttagttttttctttcaGCAGTTCCATTTTGATGAAGGGTGTCTACACAGGAGCTTTAGTGTAGAACACCATGTTGAGTGAGATAAGAACTAAGAGTAGAATTTAAGAATTCTTTGTCGTTATCCATCTTGAGGATTTGAATATTGGTGTGAAATTGAGTTTGAATCATAgaatgaaaatttttaaaaatttaacccACTTCTGATTTGGAATTCTTGAGATACACCCAGGCTAACCTAGTGTGATCGTCGATGAAAGATACAAACCATTTTTGTCCAGTTATAGTCTTAACTCATGAGGGCCCCACGCGTCGCTATGCATTAATAAAAATGGTTTGAAAGGTGTGTATGGTATACTATAATAAGTGTTTCGAGTATGTTTTTAAGTTGGGAAATTTCACAACAAAGAGAGTCAGGACATTTATTAATAAACAATGAGGGATTGAGACGATAGGGCCACAACATgatattactatatttattggaaCGAGAGTGGTTATTCAAAGAGAACAAGTTGAATTTTTGAGATGTCCTGACAGAAAGAGTGTCATCTTGTAAGACATAGAGCCCATAACATGTCTTAGCACTGCCAATCATTTTCCTCGAACCCTAGTCCTAAAACACACAAATATCTGGGTAAAACTTAGCCACACAATTGAGTTCACATGTAATTTTACGAATAGAAAGTAAATTATATTCCAATTTGAGAACATGAAGAATAGATTTGAGGGTTTGATTTTGGTTTATTTTGACTGAACCCACACCCTCAACTTTGGAGGATGTGTCATCTGCAATTTTTATTGTGTAATGTTTTGGACTTGCATGAAACTCAGAAACAATGCGTGGATTTCTTGTCATATGATATGATGCTCCAGAATCAAGAACCCAAGGGTTAATATGTTGTTTACTGACCATAAGGGCTAATGAATGGTTACCTTTAATGGTCAACAACCCTATACCAAGAGTGGTATTTGGTTGAATGGACTGACTAAGAATTATCTAAAGTGGCTCCAATTGTTCTTTGGTGAAAGGAGATGGTTTGGATGTGTCctattttccttcgacaaaacctgaAGGAGTAACAACCATATTTCCATGAGTTTCTTTGTCTTTCCATGATTTTGGTTTCCAATCAACATGTTTTCCATGAAGTTTCCAACATGTTTCTCAATAATGTCCATATTTATGACAATGCTCACACCATGGTCGTCCCTTTTGTTGTCCTCGGGTAGCAAGAGCAGAAGAATCTTGAGTTAATGGATTAGAGGAAGCAGCAAGCATGACCATTTTCCTGCTCTCTTCCTATTGAACCTATGAGAATGCTTCCTTGACATGAGGAAGAGGCTCGATACTCATGATACTACTCTTGACTGCATCAATTTCTTTATTGAGTCCATGAagaaacttgaaagttctcattttCTCAATGATATTTCGGTATAGAGTAGTGTCACCAGTAAACTTCCAAGAATAGGTTTCAAACAGATCTAATTGTTGCCAATACCGAGTAAGAGTGTTAAAGTATTGCGTGACATACGTGTCTTCTTGGCGGAGGTCATAAAGGGCGATTTCAGTCTTGAAAATTTGTGATGTATTTTCAAAATTGGAGTAGGATTCTTTGACAGCGTCCTAAAGTTCATTTGCAGTCGCATATAGAAGAAAGTTTTCTCTTATATCATTATTCATAGAAATGATCAACCATTACTTGATCATGTGATTATTAGCCTTCCATGTTTTGTACTTTGGATCATCTGATTTTGGATTCTCGATCTCTCCAATAAGATATTCCTCCTTTCCTTTTCCACTAATATACATCATCATAGATTCTGACCATTGAAGAAAGTTATGGTCATTGAATTTGTGACTGGTAATAAGAGATACAAGTTCATTACTGTGAGAGGATGAACCATAGATGTTGAGGTTATTGAAGGTGGAAGGATGTAAAGAAGCATCTGATGTGAGACTGCTTTTGTCACCAAGCTTGAGATCTATTGAAGAAAGAGAAGGTCAGAACAAATATTGTTAGAAGAGATGAAGGAGAAAAAGAGGCGTCTACTTCTCTGACACCATGAAGCTTTTGGAATGAATTGATAATTTATTCACCAGAGGAAAACTGCCTATTTATAGGCTAATTACATAGGATATCCTAGTTGTACAATCAATGTTAATTCCTATAAATTAGGGATGCTACCTATAATTCAGGGATTTACAATAACTAAGATTATTCTTTAATTAATACACATAAAACCATAACActtttgtttatatatgtatatatatacatatatatatatatatacatacatatatatatatatatatatatactatatatatactatattatTAAGCATATTGCATCTTTCTTCAAATTTAAAAGATACAATACCTACTACTTCATGTACAACTTATTATCCAATACAATACAGCTACATGAACCGTTTACTGAATTTCTTTGGGAAT encodes:
- the LOC111901601 gene encoding F-box protein At5g07610 → MRTNSSQHQQSQSFHGKLMFSVYSSASLAIFQYEKHTLNTPILLQGNQSTPKMVNTRAKVQKIQNTMKLCFMEAAMADSTQLTTQSGALIGSNDELLIEILRRLPVTSVLRFKSVSKHWRSLLSHRRFTLLYKNASSGLFVRNLYIPFNNEDRSTPPFRKLDFYHDPSGITIVQSCNGLLLCCSDRGHVRARRYYIFNPTTKQFSLLPSVPGGMDVRKTIRFMGLAFHQTDCVHYKVVCFHRAKPDEYLFAKPDEDLFRIQIYSSETGKWKISDQSFSAPYYTSFSSGVYLNHALYWAPTCVSPSYFKLDTEEIQSLPLPMAVASFGGYRDGAMPLYFGESQGHLHLGERVDRFESHLQLNVYEMLNDHSGWFLKYGVELDEVPIAYPEMIHSYLDPSSPHYYKFEFFDVVRGEEEEEMFIVIKIPGKIIRYNVVDKSFKAIFDLNHLYAISYGRIGHSEVHRYIETLASF